AGCCTCTTCTAGGCTACATCATGATGGCAACAGGGGGTCCTTGGCCTGTCACCTTCCTTCCCCAGGTGTATCCAATTCCCTTGTGGCTCTCAGGTGTCACCAGTGCCTTTCCACTCTGTCCCCAATTCTTCCACGAAGCGTCCATAGCTTCACCATGGCCTGGTTCACACCGGCTCCCCTCATCCTTCTGCAGCCTTGGGGAGAACACGGGAAGCTTCGGCTGGCTTCCCAGGCCCTTCTTTCCCATAGGAAACTTGGGGCTCTCTGTAggttctttctctgcccccctcacccccacttgcTATCATCTCTGTGAGGTTATTGGCCAACAAAGCCCCAGAAAGGATGGGGAAGTACAAATCTGCTCTACCCTGGGATCCCCGAACTAGAAAGGAGCTTGCTGCATCCCTCCTGCTCCGTCTGTTCCCAGAGCATTTCCCACCATGACCAACCCTCTCGGGTCTCTCTCCTAACtcgtctctcttcctttccagaaCCTTCTAGTCTAACAGAAGGATGGGGAAGAGCTGGGAAACAGCCTTGCTCCGATGGTCTCCTCTTTCTCAATTCTTCTGCCTCATGTTTTTGAGCTTAGAAATAAAGAATTCACCCGTTTCTCGGGTCCTTCAGAGATTCCCAAATACTGGGTGATTCATGTCCAGTTGTCTGCATGCTGGGGAAAGCTCTTTGGAGCATAATGAGCAAAGACAGTGTTCAATGAGCACCACAAGGGAAAGCACACCAGCAAATGTGCCACATCGGTCCACCACATCAGAAACGTCGGAACGCGATATCTGCTACTGGGATTTGGGGCCGGGGGTTCCTTCTTCTGTGTAGGTCTTTCCTTCCTTAGATCCTGCTGGTCATGGTATCCTGGCGGACGAGCTGGACCCTGGAAGGCCGGTGGGCCATGATGTCCGTGCGGAATTCTTTGATGACAAAATAGTAGCAGAAGACATCTAGGCAGCAGTTGATGTTGGAGAAACACATGGACAATTGCAAGAACAAGCTGATGTTCTGCTTAGCTCTACACTCCACAATAAAGCCATTCCGTACCAGGAACTGCAAGAAGAAACCCAAATGGACCGGAAGAAAGGAGACCACGAAGACAGCCAGGCTGGCTGCAATTGTCCAGATGCAGGCCTTCTGCTGGACCCAGTCCTCGGTGAGGCCCCGACGGCGGACCAGGATGTGAATGCTCCTGGAGGAACAGAAACCCATGACAcccaggggaaggaggaagccGAACACCTCAAGGGGGAAGAAGACCTGGGGACTCCAGGTGCCATCGGACATGTTGTGGAAGCACGTGTACTTTTCCGCCTTCCCGTGGAAGCTGTAGATGGGAATACTCCCCGCCCACACGAGGACCCAGATGGTGCAACAGATCCCAAAGATCTTCCTGGGGGACCGGAGGTGGCTGACCAGGAACGGGTACCGGATGACCAAGAATCTATCCAGACTAATGAAGCAGATAGTGAAGACACTCCCGTACATGCTCACGAAGTAGAAGCACTCCACGAAGGTACAGACGGAAGGATGGGGAGCCCATACGTTGGACATCGCCATCTTGAACG
This Lynx canadensis isolate LIC74 chromosome C1, mLynCan4.pri.v2, whole genome shotgun sequence DNA region includes the following protein-coding sequences:
- the GPR55 gene encoding G-protein coupled receptor 55, with protein sequence MSQQVNRSRSCSFSDVDELMKTVQLTVHIPTFLLGLLLNVLAIRGFSTFLKKRWPNYAATSIYMINLAVFDLLLVLSLPFKMAMSNVWAPHPSVCTFVECFYFVSMYGSVFTICFISLDRFLVIRYPFLVSHLRSPRKIFGICCTIWVLVWAGSIPIYSFHGKAEKYTCFHNMSDGTWSPQVFFPLEVFGFLLPLGVMGFCSSRSIHILVRRRGLTEDWVQQKACIWTIAASLAVFVVSFLPVHLGFFLQFLVRNGFIVECRAKQNISLFLQLSMCFSNINCCLDVFCYYFVIKEFRTDIMAHRPSRVQLVRQDTMTSRI